One window from the genome of Hippocampus zosterae strain Florida chromosome 7, ASM2543408v3, whole genome shotgun sequence encodes:
- the LOC127604033 gene encoding myosin light chain kinase, smooth muscle-like, which translates to MSVSSDDAHSSLVISEAHPDDTGSYTLIARNRSGSSEHTVSLSVIHRPDPPASHPVISQLSAESLVLSWTGPSFDGGTAVLGYIVEVRRQGADASGEWTEIAERCKNTSTQVSAGLEPYGKYRFRVRAYNAEGVGEPSQESDTVTMTTTKEKKDMRPFVKVVIDTKRLLQDHYNVHEKLGMGKFGEVFRLSHKESGEVYAGKFYRVRSSKERSAARQEIELMNCLHHPKLVQCLAAYEAPTETVMVMEYIAGGELFERIVDDNFEHTEPTSAGYMRQILEGMMYVHKQDIVHLDLKPENIVCTDHTGTCIKIIDFGLASKLEEGKPLLVMHGTPEFVAPEVINYEAVGVETDMWSIGVICFILLSGESPFQGGSEAETFALVTAAHYNFDPESFEDISDQAKDFISGLLKKDRRSRMSCIEALVHPWMASFTALNRPTKSLRKEKMRRFLAKCKWKKTGKAVLALQRMANLSNKPDSPGSSSDEPSWSQEAEEAIRSLDKQLHGEPRFQEPLRDASLPVGATACLACRLDGYPHPEVQWLQDDKPLSESSRVKMQHSEDGHCSLVMSGVEASDAGVYVCRASNQLGAASCSARLTVDT; encoded by the exons ATGTCCGTCAGCAGCGACGATGCGCACAGCAGCCTGGTGATTTCCGAAGCCCACCCGGACGACACTGGTTCTTACACGCTCATCGCTCGGAACCGAAGCGGCTCCTCTGAACACACGGTCTCCCTCAGCGTCATAC ATCGCCCCGACCCGCCCGCGTCTCACCCGGTGATCTCCCAGCTGTCGGCCGAGTCCCTCGTCCTCTCCTGGACGGGTCCCAGTTTCGATGGCGGCACGGCCGTGTTGGGTTACATTGTGGAGGTCCGGCGGCAGGGTGCCGACGCATCTGGAGAATGGACGGAAATAGCCGAACGGTGTAAGAACACCTCAACCCAGGTCAGCGCGGGCCTGGAGCCCTACGGGAAGTATCGCTTCCGAGTACGGGCCTACAATGCAGAGGGCGTCGGCGAGCCAAGTCAGGAGTCGGACACCGTCACGATGACCACAACCA aagaAAAGAAGGACATGCGACCTTTTGTGAAAGTGGTGATTGATACCAAACGGCTGCTTCAGGACCACTACAACGTCCACGAGAAGCTGGGAAT GGGGAAGTTTGGGGAGGTGTTCCGTCTGTCCCACAAAGAGTCGGGCGAGGTGTATGCGGGCAAGTTCTATCGGGTCAGGAGCTCCAAGGAACGCTCGGCCGCCCGGCAGGAGATCGAGCTGATGAACTGCCTCCACCACCCCAAACTGGTCCAGTGTCTGGCGGCCTACGAGGCCCCAACCGAGACGGTGATGGTCATGGAGTA CATCGCGGGCGGGGAGCTTTTTGAGCGCATCGTGGACGACAACTTTGAGCACACGGAGCCCACCAGCGCCGGCTACATGCGGCAGATCTTGGAAGGCATGATGTACGTGCACAAGCAGGACATTGTCCACTTGGACCTCAAGCCCGAGAACATCGTCTGCACCGACCACACCGGAACGTGCATCAAGATCATAGACTTCGGCCTGGCTAGTAAACTGG AAGAGGGGAAGCCCCTGCTGGTGATGCACGGAACGCCAGAGTTTGTGGCCCCTGAGGTGATCAACTACGAGGCCGTGGGAGTGGAGACGGACATGTGGAGCATCGGAGTCATCTGCTTcatatt GCTAAGCGGAGAGTCGCCCTTCCagggagggagcgaggccgaGACCTTCGCACTCGTCACCGCAGCTCACTACAATTTTGACCCGGAGAGCTTCGAGGACATTTCAGACCAAGCCAAAGACTTCATCAGCGGCCTTTTGAAGAAAGACCGAAG AAGTAGGATGTCATGCATCGAAGCCCTGGTCCACCCATGGATGGCCTCCTTCACCGCTCTCAACCGTCCCACCAAGTCCCTCAGGAAGGAGAAGATGAGACGCTTCCTGGCCAAGTGCAAGTGGAAG AAGACTGGCAAGGCTGTTCTGGCCCTGCAGCGCATGGCCAACCTTTCCAACAAGCCAGACTCTCCTGGCAGCTCCTCAGACG AGCCGAGCTGGAGCCAAGAGGCAGAGGAAGCCATCCGCTCACTGGATAAGCAGCTGCACGGCGAGCCTCGCTTCCAGGAGCCCCTGAGGGACGCCAGCCTCCCTGTGGGAGCCACCGCTTGTCTGGCGTGCCGACTGGACG GGTACCCTCATCCGGAGGTGCAATGGCTCCAGGATGACAAGCCGCTGTCCGAGTCGTCCAGAGTGAAGATGCAACACAGCGAAGACGGCCACTGCTCGCTGGTCATGTCCGGCGTGGAGGCATCGGACGCGGGCGTCTACGTGTGCCGGGCCAGCAACCAGCTCGGGGCGGCCTCATGTTCCGCCCGACTCACAGTAGATACGTAA